The stretch of DNA TAATTAAGTCATCTGTTTTCACCCGACTTTGCCATAGGCCAGGGAGGCAGCCAGGTTCCAAATCGAATGCGATCAACTCTCAGCTGGTGTAAAACGGGCCAGATTAATCGAACCTACTCACTGTTGTGAagcctaacctgccacgttagttATCCTCCTAACCTGCTATATAAACAAATTATTTGTGACGAGAAACGGCCAGTCTCATTATCATCGGAACTGACCAAAGACAAGCACCAATGGGCGTTTCCTGATGTCAAGAAACGATCACATGAAGAAACAACCCGAATTGCGTTCTGCAATTACACCATATCAGAGACTGCGTAGACTACAAagtggttacatgcacacaataatattatggatagtcagattaataaAATTGCGATTAATAACGATTTCCCTAATAAACCAGTTTATATGgccacatctgaaatcaggctactgaTGGGCCttttgataaatgcagaaaatcgccaatcaaaataaacgttctaccacagtGACCAGACTATTTGATTCTGAGTTAGGACATATAATGAcaaagtttgtatgtgaaaattGCTTCTAAAATGAATACTTTCAGTTTTTCCGAACTCATCTCATTCGCGTTTAGAGCGAAGCTTGCGCTACCGGGTGCCACGCCGATTATGCTGTTTACGTGTCCTAATATGTTTTTTTCAATTGCTCCGAAACCCAGGTGTTTTAATCAACTTATGCTTACTTCGATCATGACCTTACGCCGATTTACGATAAGAAGAgcaaggtgtttacatgactattgcCATACTCGGCCTTCACCCATAATCCGTTTTAATATCAAATAGTTAGTGTGAATGTAAACGTGGTAGGTGATCGATTGACCGACAACCAATTAGAATGTCGTTGAGGAAACATTGTGTCGAGTGGGCGGGGAGAGAACGACAGACGGACTGCTTTCACAAACTCTTGACACTTTCTCTCACAGTCGCCCTAGTAAGGATTAACCTACTTTCACTCTTCTGACCCTCGACATGTCAAACAACAACGCCAGCAGCAACTTGGTCGTCGCTCAGAGAGTAGTGAAACAGCTGCGGCTGGAGGCCAGTGTCCGTAGGATCAAGGTAAACGGGATCGTAGCAGCAACACTAACACGGAAGAGCTGTTAACGACACTCCTGTCGCTGGGAACAGCGTAGCCGCTTGGAGTAGGCTAGTGACGTGACACAAAGTAGCAAACACGAAGTTACAATGATGCAAATGTGGCTTTATGAAGTTGTCATGTTAGGTATAATACAGTTGTACATGTTGCTACCTTGTATCAATGTTGTCATGTTACAAATGTCTATTGAACAGTAGGCTAGTTAGTCTACATCGTCGCCTACTGTCCGTAGGCTAGTAATTGTTGACAGCCAAAATAATAACGTCGATCAAATAGGAAAGTAATTCATAATTCAATCAACTTTTGCCTGCTATCGAGACAGTCTTAGGACCATGGTCCTGCATCGGTGGCCTAGTGAAATAGATTGAAAGTCGGGTCTGAGTGTTGGCCTATCTTGGATGAGTCAGTTCACTGACATTCCCACGGGTTAGTAATATTCCGAAGCCATTTTTTATTTCTCTAAGTAAACTTGCCATAtaactatctctctctactgtagctaGGCTACTTCTAGCTCCCGAAAACCCTTTTCCGCATGTAGCGTTTTCAGCCATTACATTCGCCCACATTTGGCTCTGTGTATGTAAACTACAATTCTGAAGCTGTGTTTTAACGTCAATAATCATCGCATCTATGCTAATATGCCCCTTGTCTTTTCTCAGAATATTTGAAATAACATATACAGTTACTGTAGCCATAGACAGTGGGTGGGGAGGGGCTATATCTACAGTAGGtgtatattttgttttatttgaaaGATTATTTCTATCTGACATTAGAGACTAGGGGCATAGGTTGCGAAAGCCGTTTCAGGAAATCGATGATTGACGTGTGTATCTTATTGTAGCCATAGGGGGCGGCATTTCTCCCCGCTCTGCTGACCAGTATTTCCTCAGCCCATACACGAGTAGCCTAAAAGGCCTAGTGCACTAATTTGATGGGGGGGAAATATGAATGATCAGTTAAAAGATTCATCAGGGGGTGCGGCAGCACCCTCAGGACCACTCCCCTTGGCTATATGcatttcacactatgttgaggtTAAATCTGAGTAATtcttgtatggatgtcaaccccaatacTTGTTCAcgtcaccaatcaactgcattagtTTAACGACTGACTACCACCAATGATTTCTGTAAGCTAGTTATGCTACCAATTTATACGAatgggagttagcatttagcagtcacttcttctaaacctgaaaaggaACAACTTATAAATGTTATGCAGtgaaaacagccaaatatatctAAATCAGATTTTAGTAACCACAGTGTGGGTCTCTTACAATACATCATGACGGATTTGACAAATATCCACTTGCTAAGCAATGCTACAATGCTAAGCGGAGCCCTTCGCATTGTTACAAAATGTGGCACGCGTTACGCACAGGTGTTTGGAGCAGCTAGATAGGCcgccacctgtgctaattagctatgtCTTCCTCaaacaagcgctgtaacatggaCATATGGCCATGTAGGAACACTAACCGTAACTCTATTATGGTGTCTAATCATTTGCATGTTGTTTTGAACATTTATTTATCGCTGAAAttagatgtttttatttaacctttatttaaccaggcgagtcagtttaagaacaaattcttatttacaatgccagcctaccccggccaaacccacaCGATGCTGGGCAAATTGTACGCCGCACTATGGGACACCCAATGACGGCcaaatgtgatacagcctggaatcgaaccagggactgtagtgacgcctcttgatGCGTTCCTTATGTTTCCAGAACGGTACCACAAGCGATGTGTTTTCGTGTTTATAGCATCAGGGCTCCGAACAAAGATCCCCTGGTCAGAAGACACTTATTGTCAATAAGCACTAAAGTAGTTAGCATCTATGAATGGGGCAGGCTACTTCCTGTACAGGGCATGAAGTACTCTCTTCTTTGCATTGGAAATCCAGCTGTAGCCTAACGGTCGTTTAGTCACTAGAAAATGTATTCAAAACTTCTGTGTTGACATCTGTTACTATGGAAATGAGGCTGTGTAGTAACACCAGTGCGGTACAGGTTTTAATGTCACAAGCACAAagaacagtgaaatgccttttttGTAAACTCAAAACccgacaatgcaataatcaataacaatgtattactaGAAAAAAAACACGTGAAATAAGAAATATGAAGTACAGgataaagtacagtatgtaggtcagcattctatatacaggaaatataaTAAGTCAGttccaataacatatttacatgtgcagggatactggagtgatgcaggtagatacagtgccttgcgaaagtattcggcccccttgaactttgcgaccttttgccacatttcaggcttcaaacataaagatataaaactgtattttttttgtgaagaatcaacaacaagtgggacacaatcatgaagtggaacgacatttattggatatttcatacttttttaacaaatcaaaaactgaaaaattgggcgtgcaaaattatttttgtggaagaaggtgctctggtcagatgaaaccaaaatttaactttttggcaacaatgcaaaacgttatgtttggcgtaaaagcaacacagctgaacacaccatccccactgtcatgcatcatggtttgggccagcttttcttcagcagggacagggaagatggttaaaattgataggaagatggatggagccaaatacaggagcattctggaagaaaacctgatggagtctgcaaaagacctgagactgggacggagatttgtcttccaacaagacaatgatccaaaacataaagcaaaatctacaatggaatggttcaaaaataaacatatccaggtgttagaatggccaagtcaaagtccagacctgaatccaattgagaatctgtggaaagaactgaaaactgctgttcacaaatgctctccatccaacctcactgagcttttcagtttttgattttgatttgttaaaaaagtttgaaatatccaataaatgtcgttccacttcatgattgtgtcccacttgttgttgattcttcaccaaaaaatacagttttatatctttatgtttgaagcctgaaatgtggcaaaaggtcgcaaagttcaagggggccgaatactttcgcaaggcactgtatatagtatctAGGGGccgtttcccggacacagattcaGCCTGGTCCTCGACTAATAACAGCTTTTAATAGACATTCTCCATTGAGATCACTGTCTAGTTcaggactaggtttaatctgtgtctgggaagccGCCCCATAATGCATCAGTCCCAGTCATATATCTTTTTGTATTCTGTaattaataattattataatgAACCCCCAGGTGTCTCAGGCTGCAGTGGACCTGAAGAACTACTGTCTGCAGAACGCTCACCAGGACCCTCTCCTGATGGGGGTCCCCTCCAGTGACAACCCCTTCAGACCCCCCAAGTCCTGCAGCCTGTTCTGAGGTAGCCTAGAACAcctttgtcctctctcctcttcttcctcttcttctcggCAGGTCGCCTcgaggttagagcattggaccagtaaccaaaagatCACTGGTTCGGACACCGGAGCCGACAAGGTGACAAATCTGCCgctgtacccttgagcaaggcacttaacccgaaTTACTCCAGGGGTGCTGTACAATGGTGACCCTGGTTGTGACCCcacagggggagttgggatatgcaagaaacacatttacattacacacgtgtgtaacaggacaaatattagccccccccaaaaaatatattattaCCTCTTTCTGCCAAGTCCTACAGCCTGGTCTGAGGTAACCTAGTACAcagtctcctatcctcttcttctccttctctctgccaagtcctgcagtctggtctgaggtaacctagtacacagtctcctatcctcttcttctccttctctctgccaagtcctgcagtctggtctgaggtagtctagtacacagtctcctatcctcttctccttctctctgccaagtcctgcagtctggtctgaggtaacctagtacacagtctcctatcctcttctccttctctctgccaagtcctgcagtctggtctgaggtaacctagtacacagtctcctatcctcttcttctccttctctctgccaagtcctgcagtctggtctgaggtagtctagtacacagtctcctatcctcttcttctccttctctctgccaagtcctgcagtctggtctgaggtaacctagtacacagtctcctatcatcttctccttctctctgccaagtCCTGCAGCCTGGTCTGAGGTAGTCTAGTACAcagtctcctatcctcttctccttctctctgccaagtCCTACAGCCTGGTCTGTGGTAACCTAGTACAcagtctcctatcctcttctccttctctctgccaagtcctgcagtctggtctgaggtaacctagtacacagtctcctatcctcttctccttctctctgccaagtcctgcagtctggtctgaggtaacctagtacacagtctcctatcctcttctccttctctctgccaagtcctgcagcctggtctgaggtaacctagtacacagtctcctatcctcttcttctccttctctctgccaagtcctgcagtctggtctgaggtaacctagtacacagtctcctatcctcttcttctccttctctctgccaagtcctgcagtctggtctgaggtaacctagtacacagtctcctatcctcttcttctccttctctctgccaagtcctgcagcctggtctgaggtaacctagtacacagtctcctatcctcctcttctccttctctctgccaagtcctgcagcctggtctgaggtaacctagtacacagtctcctatcctcttcttctccttctctctgccaagtCCTGCAGTCTGGTCTGAGGTAACCTAGTACACAGTCTCCTATCCTCTTCCTTTCTCACCCCTCTAAGTCCTGCAGCCTGTTCTGAGGTAGTCTAGGACACCTttatccactctcctcctcttctccttctctctccagagTCCTGCAGCCTGTTCTAAGGATGTACACCTTCgtctcctcttatccctccctctctcttctccactctctcaCCTGTtccagtctcctcctcctcctctcttctccagtcGCTCACCTGTTGCAGTCTCCTGTCTGGGTTTTGGATGAGATAGATGCTGGTGAATTGGCAATATGTCAGATGCTCCTAATTATAATAATGATGTGTGTGGTTGATAGTATTTTGTTTatttaccatctctctctctctctctctctctctctctctctctctctctctttgtctctctctctctctttctcacccctctAAGTCCTGCAGCCTGTTCTGAGGTAGTCTAGGACACCTttatccactctcctcctcttctccttctctctccagagTCCTGCAGCCTGTTCTAAGGATGTACACCTTCgtctcctcttatccctccctctctcttctccactctctcaCCTGTtccagtctcctcctcctcctctcttctccagtcGCTCACCTGTTGCAGTCTCCTGTCTGGGTTTTGGATGAGATAGATGCTGGTGAATTGGCAATATGTCAGATGCTCCTAATTATAATAATGATGTGTGTGGTTGATAGTATTTTGTTTatttaccatctctctctctcgctctctctctctctctctctctctctctctctttgtctgtctctctctctctctttgtctgtctctctctctctctctctgtctgtttctctctctctccccaccccctctctctgtgtctctccccccctctctctctctgtctgtttgtctctctctctctctccccaccccctctctctgtgtctctccccccaccccctctgtctgtctctctctgcagcagcAGTCAGTGTATGGAGGAGGAGTTGTTGCTGTATGTCCTATGAGGgacccttcctcttctctctctactgctggTCCATTTGTGTGTTGCAGCTATCCctctagcctgatcccagatctggcATGCCAAGGCACGACAATGACCAAAGATGTTGGCAAgaccgcacaaacagatctgggaccaggctagacaGTCTGTGTATTAAGATAAAGCCTAGTAGTGCCATTATACATGTATGTTCAGGATGTTGATGTGATATCCTATTTGTTATGATGATCATGATGATGACATTGTATTAGGGTTGTAACTTCCTGAAAATTCCCCAGTTTTCCAGAAATTCCTGTTGTAAGATTCCTGGAATCGGAAGGGAATAAGCAGAAAACCCAGGAATCTTCTACTGGAATTTCTGGAAAAATCTGTCAAGTTTTGGAAAGTTACTGTAGTTCTCCAACCCTACATTGTATCTATGCACTGTACTTTCCACCAGTATGATATCAGCCTctgacaggcaggcagccagTGAATGTGCCTTTGAGGTTgtctcccaaatagcaccctattccctatatagtgcactactttagaccagagccctatagtgcagtatatagagaatagggtgttatttgggatgcaacAAGGTGTCCGACGACATGTTCCGCACAATAAGGAAGTGTTTTAACCAGGGTAcgtattgacatttagcctacaGTTCTAGCCTATTGGCCTACATGCTGTCTTGTCACCTTCTATTGCTTGTGTTCCACGTGCAGTATACTTCCTGGTACAAACTACCACATGGTACAGGTTGACATTCTCAACCCAGGGATCCAGAACCATAGAATTAGAATCTAGAATTAATGCGGAACACTAACCACATCTCCCCAGTTGTACTCTA from Oncorhynchus clarkii lewisi isolate Uvic-CL-2024 unplaced genomic scaffold, UVic_Ocla_1.0 unplaced_contig_11936_pilon_pilon, whole genome shotgun sequence encodes:
- the LOC139405410 gene encoding guanine nucleotide-binding protein G(I)/G(S)/G(O) subunit gamma-5-like, whose product is MSNNNASSNLVVAQRVVKQLRLEASVRRIKVSQAAVDLKNYCLQNAHQDPLLMGVPSSDNPFRPPKSCSLF